A genomic stretch from Dermochelys coriacea isolate rDerCor1 chromosome 24, rDerCor1.pri.v4, whole genome shotgun sequence includes:
- the CNFN gene encoding cornifelin, whose translation MAYRAETAQPGRVQTSYSYGTSSAWSSGMCDCFADVGVCLCGTFVPCILACQVSQQFGESCLLPCLPGTLLALRTGVRERYHIEGSICDDWLVMACCGPCGLCQLSRELSYRK comes from the exons ATGGCCTATCGAGCAGAGACAGCGCAACCCGGCCGGGTGCAAACCAGCTACTCCTACGGCACCTCCAGCGCCTGGAGCTCCGGCATGTGTGACTGCTTCGCAGACGTGGGCGTGT GTCTCTGCGGTACCTTTGTGCCCTGCATCCTGGCCTGCCAGGTGTCGCAGCAGTTCGGtgagtcctgcctcctgccctgcctgccgGGCACCCTGCTGGCCCTGCGCACAGGGGTACGGGAACGGTACCACATCGAG ggcAGTATCTGCGACGACTGGCTTGTCATGGCCTGCTGTGGGCCCTGCGGCCTTTGCCAGCTGTCCCGGGAGCTGTCATACCGGAAATGA
- the RABAC1 gene encoding prenylated Rab acceptor protein 1 isoform X1: MAAPGPIARPRDHAAHRPSIALEGPTPPHPMGPSCTVGGGELDSISHKPLLPILHFGMHRSPAPKFRFVPRPQSRLPRRGSDRPAALDQGSPRASSSMAGKAGSEHPFTPPAEHEAAGPLGTKISIQALLPQGPAKKWLEQRRATLRPWATFADQHRFRTPRSFGELCQRLARNVEYFQSNYVFVFLGLILYCLVTSPLLLVALAVFFGACYLIYLRTQQSHLVLFGRELSTAHQYGLAGGVSFPFFWLAGAGSAVFWVLGATLVVIGSHAAFHELESGEADELQMEPV; encoded by the exons ATGGCCGCCCCAGGCCCCATAGCTCGTCCCCGAGACCACGCCGCGCATCGCCCCAGCATAGCCCTGGAGGGGCctacacccccacaccccatgggCCCTTCCtgcacggtggggggaggggagctggactCCATCTCCCACAAGCCTTTGCTGCCCATACTCCATTTCGGCATGCACCGCTCCCCCGCCCCAAAGTTCCGCTTTGTCCCCCGCCCCCAGTCCCGGTTGCCACGTCGAGGCAGCGATCGCCCGGCCGCGCTGGACCAGG GCAGCCCCCGGGCGTCGAGCAGCATGGCCGGGAAAGCCGGCTCGGAGCATCCCTTCACCCCGCCCGCCGAGCACGAGGCTGCGGGACCCCTCGGCACCAA gatctccatccaggccctgctgccccagggccccGCCAAGAAGTGGCTGGAGCAGCGTCGGGCCACCCTGCGCCCCTGGGCCACCTTCGCGGACCAGCACCGGTTCAGGACCCCCCGGAGCTTCGGGGAGCTCTGCCAGCGCCTGGCGCGGAACGTGGAGTATTTCCAGAGCAACTACGTCTTTGTCTTCTTGGGTCTCATTCTCTACTGCCT GGTCACCTCCCCCCTGCTCCTAGTGGCACTGGCTGTCTTCTTCGGGGCCTGTTACCTCATCTACCTGCGAACCCAGCAGTCCCACCTGGTGCTGTTCG gccGGGAGCTCAGCACGGCTCACCAGTACGGCCTGGCTGGGGGCgtctccttccccttcttctggctggcaggggccggatctgctgtcttctgggtgctgg GTGCCACCCTGGTGGTGATCGGATCCCACGCTGCCTTCCATGAGCTGGAGTCAGGGGAGGCTGACGAGCTGCAGATGGAGCCCGTGTGA
- the RABAC1 gene encoding prenylated Rab acceptor protein 1 isoform X2, translating to MAGKAGSEHPFTPPAEHEAAGPLGTKISIQALLPQGPAKKWLEQRRATLRPWATFADQHRFRTPRSFGELCQRLARNVEYFQSNYVFVFLGLILYCLVTSPLLLVALAVFFGACYLIYLRTQQSHLVLFGRELSTAHQYGLAGGVSFPFFWLAGAGSAVFWVLGATLVVIGSHAAFHELESGEADELQMEPV from the exons ATGGCCGGGAAAGCCGGCTCGGAGCATCCCTTCACCCCGCCCGCCGAGCACGAGGCTGCGGGACCCCTCGGCACCAA gatctccatccaggccctgctgccccagggccccGCCAAGAAGTGGCTGGAGCAGCGTCGGGCCACCCTGCGCCCCTGGGCCACCTTCGCGGACCAGCACCGGTTCAGGACCCCCCGGAGCTTCGGGGAGCTCTGCCAGCGCCTGGCGCGGAACGTGGAGTATTTCCAGAGCAACTACGTCTTTGTCTTCTTGGGTCTCATTCTCTACTGCCT GGTCACCTCCCCCCTGCTCCTAGTGGCACTGGCTGTCTTCTTCGGGGCCTGTTACCTCATCTACCTGCGAACCCAGCAGTCCCACCTGGTGCTGTTCG gccGGGAGCTCAGCACGGCTCACCAGTACGGCCTGGCTGGGGGCgtctccttccccttcttctggctggcaggggccggatctgctgtcttctgggtgctgg GTGCCACCCTGGTGGTGATCGGATCCCACGCTGCCTTCCATGAGCTGGAGTCAGGGGAGGCTGACGAGCTGCAGATGGAGCCCGTGTGA
- the ATP1A3 gene encoding sodium/potassium-transporting ATPase subunit alpha-3 isoform X3, with protein sequence MKGAPERILDRCSTILLQGKEQPLDEELKEAFQNAYLELGGLGERVLGFCHFYMPEEQYPKGFAFDCDDVNFATENLCFVGLMSMIDPPRAAVPDAVGKCRSAGIKVIMVTGDHPITAKAIAKGVGIISEGNETVEDIAARLNIPVSQVNPRDAKACVIHGTDLKDMSTEQIDEILQNHTEIVFARTSPQQKLIIVEGCQRQGAIVAVTGDGVNDSPALKKADIGVAMGIAGSDVSKQAADMILLDDNFASIVTGVEEGRLIFDNLKKSIAYTLTSNIPEITPFLLFIMANIPLPLGTITILCIDLGTDMVPAISLAYEAAESDIMKRQPRNPRTDKLVNERLISMAYGQIGMIQALGGFFAYFVILAENGFLPSGLVGIRLNWDDRTVNDLEDSYGQQWTYEQRKVVEFTCHTSFFVSIVVVQWADLIICKTRRNSVFQQGMKNKILIFGLFEETALAAFLSYCPGMDVALRMYPLKPSWWFCAFPYSFLIFVYDEIRKLILRRNPGGWVEKETYY encoded by the exons ATGAAGGGGGCGCCGGAGCGGATCCTGGATCGTTGCTCCACCATCCTGCTGCAGGGCAAGGAGCAGCCGCTGGACGAGGAGCTGAAGGAGGCTTTTCAGAACGCCTACCTGGAGCTGGGCGGGCTGGGCGAGCGGGTGCTCG gGTTCTGTCACTTCTATATGCCGGAGGAGCAGTACCCCAAGGGCTTCGCCTTCGACTGCGACGACGTGAACTTTGCCACCGAGAACCTCTGCTTCGTGGGGCTCATGTCCATGATCGACCCGCCCCGGGCCGCCGTGCCCGATGCCGTGGGCAAGTGCCGCAGCGCTGGCATCAAG GTTATCATGGTGACCGGCGACCACCCCATCACCGCCAAGGCCATCGCCAAGGGCGTGGGCATCATTTCCGAGGGCAACGAGACTGTGGAAGACATCGCCGCCCGCCTCAACATCCCCGTCAGCCAGGTCAACCCCAg GGACGCTAAGGCCTGCGTGATCCACGGCACGGACCTGAAGGACATGAGCACGGAGCAGATCGACGAGATCCTGCAAAACCACACAGAGATCGTCTTCGCCCGCACTTCGCCCCAGCAGAAACTCATCATCGTGGAGGGCTGCCAGAGACAG GGTGCCATCGTGGCCGTCACAGGCGACGGTGTGAACGACTCCCCAGCACTGAAGAAGGCCGACATTGGGGTGGCCATGGGCATCGCCGGCTCCGATGTCTCCAAGCAGGCGGCTGACATGATCCTGCTGGACGACAACTTTGCCTCCATCGTCACCGGCGTCGAGGAGG GGCGCCTGATCTTCGACAACCTGAAGAAATCCATCGCCTACACGCTGACCAGCAACATCCCCGAGATCACCCCCTTCCTGCTCTTCATCATGGCCAACATCCCGCTGCCCCTCGGCACCATCACCATCCTCTGCATCGACCTGGGCACTGACATG gtcCCCGCCATCTCCCTGGCCTATGAAGCCGCTGAGAGCGACATCATGAAGCGCCAGCCTCGAAACCCCCGGACAGACAAGCTGGTGAACGAGAGGCTGATTAGCATGGCCTACGGGCAGATCG ggATGATCCAGGcgttgggtgggttttttgcctACTTTGTGATCCTGGCCGAGAACGGGTTCCTGCCCTCGGGGCTGGTCGGGATCCGTCTCAACTGGGACGACCGGACTGTGAATGACCTGGAGGATAGCTACGGGCAGCAGTGG ACGTACGAGCAGCGCAAGGTGGTGGAGTTCACCTGCCACACGTCCTTCTTCGTCAGCATCGTGGTGGTGCAATGGGCTGATCTGATCATCTGCAAAACCAGGAGAAACTCAGTGTTCCAGCAGGGCATGAA gaacaAGATCCTGATTTTCGGGCTCTTTGAGGAGACTGCGCTGGCCGCCTTCCTGTCCTACTGCCCCGGCATGGATGTGGCACTGCGGATGTACCCCCTGAA GCCCAGCTGGTGGTTCTGTGCCTTCCCATACAGCTTCCTCATCTTCGTGTACGACGAGATCCGGAAACTCATCCTGCGCCGGAACCCCGGAG GTTGGGTCGAGAAGGAAACCTACTACTGA
- the ATP1A3 gene encoding sodium/potassium-transporting ATPase subunit alpha-3 isoform X4, with protein sequence MIQALGGFFAYFVILAENGFLPSGLVGIRLNWDDRTVNDLEDSYGQQWTYEQRKVVEFTCHTSFFVSIVVVQWADLIICKTRRNSVFQQGMKNKILIFGLFEETALAAFLSYCPGMDVALRMYPLKPSWWFCAFPYSFLIFVYDEIRKLILRRNPGGWVEKETYY encoded by the exons ATGATCCAGGcgttgggtgggttttttgcctACTTTGTGATCCTGGCCGAGAACGGGTTCCTGCCCTCGGGGCTGGTCGGGATCCGTCTCAACTGGGACGACCGGACTGTGAATGACCTGGAGGATAGCTACGGGCAGCAGTGG ACGTACGAGCAGCGCAAGGTGGTGGAGTTCACCTGCCACACGTCCTTCTTCGTCAGCATCGTGGTGGTGCAATGGGCTGATCTGATCATCTGCAAAACCAGGAGAAACTCAGTGTTCCAGCAGGGCATGAA gaacaAGATCCTGATTTTCGGGCTCTTTGAGGAGACTGCGCTGGCCGCCTTCCTGTCCTACTGCCCCGGCATGGATGTGGCACTGCGGATGTACCCCCTGAA GCCCAGCTGGTGGTTCTGTGCCTTCCCATACAGCTTCCTCATCTTCGTGTACGACGAGATCCGGAAACTCATCCTGCGCCGGAACCCCGGAG GTTGGGTCGAGAAGGAAACCTACTACTGA